In Pseudomonas hamedanensis, a single window of DNA contains:
- a CDS encoding EAL domain-containing protein, with protein MKQKQTLGTPRLLGIVWPFIAVVVFQALLGGVSLYVLSAVRGYVAGESLWSKGQKDAIYYLNLYADSRDEAIYHKYLTAIAVPQGGHQLRLALDRQPPDLPAAREGILKGGNHPDDVSSLIWLYLNFRHFSYLETAIDHWTVGDAYLDRLHEVAQEMHQRITRNEATSGDVQRWKVQIFSINDAVTPAARAFSDALGEGSRVIMRLLLFINLATALGLIVLALWRTHKLLKQRHAFAQALQLEKDRAHITLQSIGDGVITTDVSGAIDYMNPAAEAMTHWKAEQAAGLPLAALFNLLDDNAQTEGLTLIEHILSGQLSGGSEHSKLIQRLDGSTVSVTLVGAPIRNAGKVSGTVLVLHDMTQERQYIANLSWQATHDALTGLANRREFEYRLEQALHNLTRQAGRHALMFLDLDQFKLVNDTCGHAAGDELLRHICTLLQSGLREGDTLARLGGDEFGILLENCPPDAAEKIAESLRQTVQNLHFVWKGRPFLTTVSIGLVHITQAPTTLETSLRAADMACYMAKEKGRNRVQVYHADDSELSLRFGEMAWVQRLHMALEENRFCLYAQEIAPLKQQDGERGHIEILLRLHDESGRMILPDSFIPAAERYGLMSQLDRWVVQNVFKVIAQCIAEEHQEPLAMCAINLSGITIGDDAFLHFLREQFVNYAIPPEMICFEITETSAISNLGSAIRFINELKGLGCYFSLDDFCAGMSSFAYLKHLPVDFLKIDGSFVKDMLDDPINRAMVEVINHIGHVMGKRTIAEFVETVQIEQALLEIGVDYAQGYVIERPQLFTCDSLRSRPARPQPLLFKAPGTFR; from the coding sequence ATGAAGCAAAAGCAGACTCTGGGAACACCACGGTTGTTGGGCATCGTCTGGCCTTTTATTGCTGTCGTGGTGTTTCAGGCGTTATTGGGCGGCGTGAGTCTGTACGTGCTCTCGGCCGTTCGCGGTTATGTTGCCGGCGAAAGCCTGTGGTCCAAGGGCCAGAAAGATGCCATCTATTATCTGAACCTCTACGCCGATAGCCGGGACGAGGCGATTTACCACAAGTACCTGACGGCGATTGCCGTGCCTCAAGGCGGGCACCAGTTGCGTCTGGCGCTCGACCGCCAGCCGCCGGACCTGCCGGCCGCGCGCGAGGGCATTCTCAAGGGCGGCAATCACCCCGACGACGTCTCCAGCCTGATCTGGCTGTACCTCAATTTCCGTCATTTCAGTTATCTGGAAACCGCGATCGATCACTGGACCGTTGGCGACGCCTATCTCGACCGATTGCATGAAGTTGCGCAGGAAATGCATCAGCGCATCACCCGCAATGAAGCGACCTCCGGCGATGTTCAGCGCTGGAAAGTGCAGATCTTCTCCATCAACGACGCGGTGACGCCGGCCGCCAGGGCGTTCAGCGATGCCCTGGGCGAAGGGTCGCGGGTCATCATGCGTTTGCTCTTGTTCATCAACCTGGCCACTGCGCTGGGGCTGATCGTGCTGGCGCTGTGGCGCACGCACAAGCTGCTCAAGCAACGGCACGCGTTTGCCCAAGCGCTGCAACTGGAAAAGGATCGCGCGCACATCACGTTGCAATCAATTGGCGATGGCGTCATCACCACGGACGTCAGCGGTGCGATCGATTACATGAACCCCGCTGCCGAAGCCATGACGCACTGGAAGGCCGAGCAGGCTGCGGGTCTGCCACTGGCCGCGTTGTTCAATCTGCTCGATGACAACGCCCAGACCGAAGGCCTGACGCTGATCGAACACATCCTCAGCGGTCAGCTCAGCGGCGGCAGCGAACATTCGAAGCTGATCCAGCGCCTGGATGGCAGCACTGTGTCGGTCACGCTGGTGGGCGCGCCGATCCGCAACGCCGGCAAGGTCAGCGGCACGGTGCTGGTGTTGCACGACATGACCCAGGAGCGGCAGTACATTGCCAACCTGTCCTGGCAGGCCACCCACGATGCGCTGACCGGGTTGGCCAACCGCCGGGAATTCGAGTATCGCCTGGAGCAAGCGCTGCACAACCTTACGCGCCAGGCGGGGCGGCACGCGTTGATGTTCCTCGATCTGGACCAATTCAAGCTGGTCAACGACACCTGCGGCCATGCGGCGGGCGATGAGCTGTTGCGCCACATCTGTACGCTGTTGCAGTCGGGCTTGCGCGAGGGCGACACCCTGGCGCGGCTGGGCGGCGATGAGTTCGGCATTCTGCTGGAAAACTGTCCACCGGACGCTGCGGAGAAAATCGCCGAAAGCCTGCGCCAGACAGTACAGAATCTGCATTTTGTCTGGAAAGGGCGGCCCTTCCTGACCACTGTCAGTATCGGCCTGGTGCACATCACCCAGGCGCCGACCACGCTCGAAACGTCACTGCGGGCGGCCGATATGGCGTGCTACATGGCCAAGGAAAAAGGCCGCAACCGCGTGCAGGTCTATCATGCCGACGATTCCGAACTGTCGCTGCGCTTTGGCGAAATGGCCTGGGTGCAGCGCCTGCACATGGCGCTGGAAGAAAACCGCTTTTGTCTGTACGCCCAGGAAATCGCGCCGCTCAAGCAACAGGACGGCGAGCGCGGGCACATTGAAATCCTCTTGCGTCTGCATGATGAGTCCGGGCGAATGATTTTGCCTGACAGTTTTATTCCCGCCGCCGAGCGTTATGGCTTGATGAGCCAGTTAGACCGTTGGGTGGTGCAAAACGTATTTAAGGTTATTGCTCAATGTATTGCCGAGGAACATCAAGAACCCTTGGCGATGTGTGCGATTAATCTGTCAGGCATTACTATCGGAGATGACGCCTTTTTGCACTTTCTGCGCGAACAGTTTGTTAACTACGCTATACCGCCTGAAATGATTTGTTTTGAAATTACTGAAACCAGTGCTATTTCAAATTTAGGCAGTGCAATTAGATTTATTAATGAACTCAAAGGCTTAGGTTGTTACTTCTCGCTGGATGACTTTTGTGCCGGAATGTCTTCATTCGCTTACTTGAAACATTTGCCTGTAGACTTCCTGAAGATCGACGGGAGTTTCGTCAAGGATATGCTGGACGACCCGATTAACCGGGCCATGGTCGAAGTGATCAATCACATCGGGCATGTCATGGGCAAGCGGACAATTGCCGAGTTTGTTGAAACTGTCCAGATCGAACAAGCGTTGCTTGAAATCGGTGTGGATTACGCTCAGGGTTATGTCATCGAGCGTCCGCAGTTGTTTACCTGTGACAGTTTGCGCAGTCGCCCCGCCAGGCCGCAGCCGCTGTTATTCAAAGCGCCTGGTACGTTCCGTTGA